A genomic region of Aspergillus oryzae RIB40 DNA, chromosome 1 contains the following coding sequences:
- a CDS encoding uncharacterized protein (predicted protein), whose protein sequence is MARVLFHRENRIVPLGIMIFVLFLFFYHLDLEHDDPVIRGLPDLPQDLSSRQSPLREESKQQPLPSAQPSPSAVPVAPLVPSSEDQKPSTHQQEKPKPKQQQKPQPKQYGDLSPDDVVLLFKTGASVLWRRLPIHLSTSFEPSRIPADNILIYSDYPETIGSWQVIDVLENSTETVLKTDNYEPYRQQPDYEARQVYAEMANVEGDGNGPAGGWKLDKYKFLPLIQHAGRAKPEAKWYIYIEDDGYIFLPNLLLHLEKFSWQEPWYFGGLAWKHGDYFAHGGAGFVLSRGAWEQSFGLEEDMVTKYADFTEAHGCGDHVLGHVMQDYGINFGQTHGKSEYSWGFNPEPHWGGWFRRASWCYPLYSWHHTHSKDVARLYNFEQSWDFEKKGQFRYRDFFKAMVEPYMRRRVEWWDNQSSRYELRSDNIADAQPPEGVSKQVWNSAWKSVDACEAACVAWEGCVQWTFYEDQCRMDENFMLGMGIPVGDLRRQTSLPRTSGWLPQRAEKWVCDA, encoded by the coding sequence ATGGCGCGAGTTTTATTTCATAGAGAGAATCGCATAGTCCCTTTGGGGATTATGATCtttgtcctcttccttttcttctatcaTCTGGACTTGGAACATGACGACCCAGTGATTAGGGGTCTTCCTGATCTTCCACAAGATCTCTCCTCCCGGCAATCGCCGCTCAGAGAGGAATCAAAGCAACAGCCACTGCCCTCTGCCcagccttctccctccgCTGTCCCTGTTGCccctcttgttccttcttccgAGGACCAGAAGCCGAGCACCCATCAACAGGAGAAGCCGAAaccaaagcaacaacaaaagcCACAACCAAAGCAATACGGAGACTTGAGTCCAGATGATGTCGTGCTACTCTTCAAAACCGGTGCCTCCGTGCTATGGAGACGACTACCGATTCACCtctccaccagcttcgaGCCCAGCCGTATCCCCGCcgacaacatcctcatctactcCGACTACCCCGAGACCATCGGGTCATGGCAGGTCATCGACGTCCTGGAAAACTCAACCGAGACGGTCCTGAAAACGGACAACTACGAACCATACCGTCAGCAACCAGACTACGAAGCGCGCCAGGTCTACGCAGAAATGGCAAACGTAGAAGGTGACGGGAATGGCCCCGCAGGCGGCTGGAAACTGGACAAATACAAGttcctccctctcatccAACACGCGGGTCGCGCAAAGCCCGAGGCGAAGTGGTACATCTacatcgaagacgacggcTACATTTTCCTGCCCAACTTGCTTCTCCACCTAGAGAAGTTCTCGTGGCAGGAGCCGTGGTACTTCGGCGGTCTTGCCTGGAAACACGGTGACTATTTCGCGCACGGCGGTGCAGGTTTCGTGCTCTCACGGGGTGCGTGGGAGCAGAGCTTCGGCTTGGAAGAGGACATGGTCACGAAATACGCCGATTTCACGGAAGCCCACGGCTGCGGTGACCATGTTCTTGGCCATGTCATGCAGGATTACGGGATTAATTTCGGCCAGACCCATGGCAAGTCGGAGTATTCTTGGGGTTTCAACCCGGAACCGCACTGGGGCGGTTGGTTCCGACGCGCGAGCTGGTGTTATCCCCTTTACAGCTGGCACCATACGCACAGTAAGGATGTAGCGCGACTCTACAACTTCGAACAGAGCTGGGATTTCGAAAAGAAGGGCCAGTTCAGATACCGCGACTTCTTCAAGGCCATGGTCGAACCGTACATGCGTCGTCGGGTGGAGTGGTGGGACAACCAGTCCTCCCGCTATGAGCTCCGGTCGGACAATATCGCCGACGCGCAGCCTCCAGAGGGAGTGTCGAAGCAAGTCTGGAACAGTGCCTGGAAGTCGGTGGATGCCTGTGAGGCTGCCTGCGTGGCTTGGGAGGGTTGTGTCCAGTGGACCTTCTACGAGGACCAGTGCCGTATGGATGAGAATTTCATGCTCGGCATGGGGATTCCCGTCGGGGACCTTCGTCGCCAGACGTCTTTGCCTAGAACTAGTGGCTGGTTGCCTCAGCGTGCGGAGAAATGGGTTTGTGATGCCTAG
- a CDS encoding FAD-dependent oxidoreductase (2-polyprenyl-6-methoxyphenol hydroxylase and related FAD-dependent oxidoreductases): MSRPILIIGGGLGGLCLAQALRKHNIPFKLFEKDAEINYRPQGYRLRISEDGIYALQYALTPEIYTLFEQTCAAGLAIGVQVKPDGSPVDAARRIGPPPMKGPKPYTVDRTIFRKVLLTGLKDDVFFGKALDHYTLHDDKVSAHFTDGSVEDGAILVGADGVRSRVRKQLIPGAKVVDTGMRALYGKTPITPEFLARFPEQYQRGMNIAIDDSVPEGQVYLLFEATWFPNADTVSEPELPSPYVYWVLGAHSSRLGVPDEKLLSLSNDEAADLAIQVTESWSPGLRAVFEMQGKGQASTLRISSAPLDLPVWEVSPRVTLLGDAIHVMPPTGALGLVTALRDSADLARKIVDAGGIENVDRSVIGNYESEMRDFAKMALGRSWQSGLKTFGLRPVEECEMVDM, from the coding sequence ATGTCTCGGCCAATCTTAATTATCGGTGGCGGCCTAGGAGGCCTCTGCTTAGCACAAGCCCTCAGAAAACACAACATCCCCTTCAAACTCTTCGAAAAAGACGCAGAGATCAACTACCGCCCACAAGGATACAGACTTCGCATCAGCGAGGACGGGATCTACGCCCTGCAATACGCCTTGACGCCAGAAATATACACGCTTTTCGAACAGACCTGCGCCGCAGGCCTCGCAATTGGAGTCCAGGTCAAACCGGACGGGTCACCTGTAGATGCCGCACGCCGTATCGGGCCCCCTCCCATGAAAGGTCCCAAACCATACACAGTTGACCGGACCATATTCCGAAAAGTGCTTCTTACGGGGCTGAAAGATGATGTGTTCTTCGGGAAGGCGCTCGATCATTACACGCTGCACGACGACAAGGTCTCTGCGCATTTCACGGACGGAAGTGTCGAGGATGGTGCCATTCTCGTCGGTGCGGATGGCGTGCGATCTCGTGTTCGCAAGCAGCTTATCCCCGGGGCCAAGGTTGTTGATACGGGCATGCGTGCCCTGTATGGAAAAACGCCCATCACACCGGAGTTTCTTGCGCGGTTTCCAGAGCAATATCAACGGGGAATGAATATAGCTATTGATGACTCGGTTCCAGAGGGACAGGTGTATTTGCTTTTCGAAGCTACGTGGTTCCCGAATGCGGATACCGTCTCGGAGCCTGAGCTTCCGAGTCCGTATGTATACTGGGTTCTTGGAGCCCATTCCTCGAGGTTAGGCGTTCCGGATGAGAAGCTGCTGAGTCTTAGCAATGATGAAGCAGCGGATTTGGCGATCCAGGTAACCGAAAGTTGGAGCCCTGGGTTGCGGGCTGTCTTCGAGATGCAGGGTAAGGGACAGGCATCGACGTTGAGAATCTCATCAGCTCCGTTAGACCTCCCTGTTTGGGAGGTTTCACCGCGGGTGACGCTGCTGGGTGATGCGATTCATGTAATGCCGCCGACGGGAGCCTTGGGCCTTGTCACAGCCCTCAGAGATTCGGCAGACCTGGCTAGGAAGATTGTTGATGCTGGCGGTATCGAGAATGTGGATAGGAGTGTGATTGGTAACTATGAGAGTGAGATGAGAGATTTTGCAAAGATGGCTCTTGGGAGGAGTTGGCAAAGTGGCCTGAAGACTTTTGGGCTCAGGCCGGTTGAGGAGTGTGAAATGGTTGATATGTAG
- a CDS encoding uncharacterized protein (predicted protein): MSKAQYRDHEDPIPSYEESVRSSTTQNPPYNMRSDIAAPLHRHLDASRVQRVHSLLEQYVDPLLAEQASSGLYRTTFIFIPSNVTSLQPREKTSYSAPRTPEPVGFPTSTVVKLVQLEGEAHTMEFWRQPAVLRELESSLRARLAASGHHVEGGDEVPTSTKETKSLKSNEDSKPKQKRSFWSRITGTSEAVIVDRKLGWRAEQEETAGRKLGRDQVRVVVEWKEVCLRVENDLGLYDNCNAPGICLSVEVGE, translated from the coding sequence ATGTCTAAAGCACAATACCGAGATCATGAGGATCCCATCCCCTCATACGAAGAAAGTGTCCGATCATCCACCACACAGAACCCACCCTACAACATGAGATCGGACATAGCGGCACCACTCCATCGCCATCTAGATGCAAGTCGAGTCCAGCGCGTTCATTCTCTCCTCGAGCAGTATGTCGATCCACTCCTGGCTGAGCAGGCTTCCTCAGGGCTATACAGGACCACGTTCATTTTCATTCCCTCCAATGTTACGTCCCTACAGCCCAGAGAAAAGACTAGCTACTCGGCTCCCAGAACGCCAGAGCCCGTTGGATTTCCTACTTCCACGGTAGTGAAGCTTGTTCAACTGGAGGGCGAGGCCCATACGATGGAGTTCTGGAGGCAGCCGGCCGTGTTGCGGGAATTGGAGTCTTCGCTTCGGGCTAGGCTTGCGGCGAGTGGTCATCATGTTGAGGGGGGGGATGAGGTCCCCACATCTACTAAAGAGACTAAATCGCTCAAGTCGAATGAAGATAGTAAGCCTAAACAGAAAAGGTCGTTCTGGAGTAGGATCACGGGAACCTCGGAGGCTGTTATTGTGGACCGGAAGCTGGGCTGGCGCgctgaacaagaagagacggCCGGTCGCAAATTGGGCAGGGACCAGGTCAGAGTTGTTGTCGAGTGGAAGGAGGTTTGTCTGCGCGTGGAGAATGACCTGGGTCTATATGATAATTGTAATGCTCCGGGGATTTGTCTCTCTGTGGAGGTTGGGGAATAG
- a CDS encoding transient receptor potential ion channel family protein (predicted protein), translating to MLLISILSILTFLCSAPVSASRVIKSNSLDLCTDNKNFTATFFNVTFTPDDRLLSIGFNGTVAISGNVVADLSLKAYGKEVITKTLDPCQMKEQRLCPMNIGKLEIPAIQTTLPQSVINQVPNVAYTVPDLDASVRVYINSTDTGAPIACMEASLSNSKSVYQQAVGWVIALVIGLGLASSGIASILGYSHAALHVAAKSLALFGFVQSQAILGMTSVHMPPIVESWTQNFQWSMGIMHLGFIQKIANWYLRATGGTSSTLLSDLENTSVNVLKRKRSLDFGAGALMKRESGEGAAPDGSKTIYGIVRVGFKASIERTDIFMTGFIFIMVFIGFTMLIVGLVRLVSGLLAKSGKTDSTKMDSSTWAVTMKGILLRLILMCYPAVCVLCLWEFASHDSPAEVILAVAMLLSTTAILVMAAVRIIRKARRSVEIYKSPAFMLQNDTVFLNKWGFLYAHHRSPAYYFVTLMVVYIFVKGIFVALCQPSSSVQIAALFVIEVLMLVAVCVIRPWMDKKTNIMNISVTSINFLNTLLLLIFNFRERDMATSILGVILFVYNAILTLILLIVIFIASIMALVSKNPDNKYQVMKDDGSSIMSRTHMTELDALGAAARGSPDQNQKQNPFVHNEVPPNHANSLQASDRTSPSHMTGANHSPSSPLDPSVPLFPSSDTRSTSPYESGDHTLSPSEYSPPGVSPVNRGYNVSPIRTPSPHAYRAANNASPWQRGAGYEH from the exons ATGCTTCTAATATCAATACTATCGATACTCACGTTTCTTTGCTCTGCGCCCGTCTCTGCTTCGCGAGTGATCAAATCCAACTCTCTAGACCTATGTACCGACAATAAGAACTTCACAGCTACATTTTTCAATGTAACGTTCACACCAGATGACCGTCTTCTCTCCATAGGCTTCAACGGCACGGTAGCTATCTCTGGAAATGTGGTGGCGGACCTTTCGTTGAAGGCCTACGGCAAAGAGGTCATCACGAAGACACTGGATCCATGCCAAATGAAGGAACAGCGCCTGTGTCCCATGAACATTGGCAAGCTCGAGATCCCCGCCATCCAGACGACTCTGCCGCAATCCGTCATCAACCAAGTTCCGA ACGTTGCATATACCGTGCCTGATCTCGATGCATCTGTCCGCGTCTATATTAATTCCACAGATACGGGGGCACCTATTGCCTGTATGGAAGCTAGCCTCTCCAACAGCAAATCTGTGTACCAACAGGCAGTGGGGTGGGTCATAGCACTGGTCATCGGCCTGGGTCTGGCGTCGTCGGGGATTGCATCGATACTAGGATACTCACATGCTGCATTGCATGTCGCAGCTAAGTCGCTTGCGCTTTTTGGCTTCGTACAGTCTCAGGCCATTCTCGGCATGACCAGTGTCCACATGCCCCCGATCGTGGAGTCCTGGACTCAGAATTTCCAGTGGAGCATGGGCATTATGCATCTAGGCTTTATTCAGAAGATCGCCAACTGGTATCTCCGGGCCACGGGCGGTACTTCCTCGACGTTGCTCTCTGACCTTGAAAATACGTCAGTCAATGTGCTCAAGCGAAAGCGATCGTTGGATTTCGGCGCAGGTGCCCTGATGAAGAGAGAGTCTGGGGAAGGCGCAGCGCCTGACGGATCTAAAACTATCTATGGTATCGTACGTGTTGGCTTCAAGGCCAGCATTGAGCGGACTGATATTTTCATGACGgggttcatcttcatcatggtCTTTATCGGATTCACGATGCTGATCGTGGGATTAGTCCGGCTTGTTTCTGGTCTTCTTGCAAAATCCGGGAAAACAGACAGTACTAAGATGGACAGCAGCACTTGGGCAGTGACAATGAAAGGCATTCTGCTCCGACTGATCCTCATGTGTTATCCCGCAGTATGCGTTCTCTGTCTCTGGGAGTTTGCCAGTCATGATTCCCCCGCCGAGGTAATCCTAGCCGTTGCTATGCTTCTGTCGACGACCGCTATACTAGTCATGGCAGCTGTACGCATCATACGCAAGGCCAGGCGCTCGGTTGAGATATACAAGAGCCCAGCCTTTATGCTACAGAACGATACTGTGTTCCTTAATAAATGGGGCTTCCTATACGCACACCACCGCTCCCCGGCATACTATTTCGTCACGCTAATGGTGGTGTACATCTTCGTCAAGGGCATCTTCGTCGCACTATGCCAACCTTCGTCATCTGTTCAGATCGCAGCGCTGTTTGTCATTGAGGTTCTCATGCTGGTCGCAGTGTGCGTTATTCGCCCATGGATGGACAAAAAGACCAATATCATGAATATCAGCGTCACATccatcaacttcctcaacaCCCTTCTACTTCTGATCTTCAACTTCCGAGAGCGCGACATGGCAACGAGTATCCTAGGCGTTATCCTATTCGTCTACAATgccatcctcaccctcatcctcctcatcgtcatcttcattgcTTCAATCATGGCCCTCGTGTCCAAAAACCCAGACAACAAGTACCAGGTGATGAAAGACGACGGTTCGTCCATCATGTCCCGCACACACATGACAGAATTAGACGCTCTAGGTGCCGCCGCGCGAGGCTCGCCAGATCAAAACCAGAAGCAGAACCCCTTCGTTCACAACGAAGTTCCACCAAACCATGCCAACAGCCTCCAGGCCTCAGACCGGACATCCCCAAGCCATATGACCGGTGCAAACCATTCGCCGTCTTCTCCCCTTGACCCGTCCGtccctctcttcccatccAGTGACACCCGGAGCACATCGCCCTACGAGTCTGGCGATCATACCCTTAGTCCATCCGAATACAGCCCGCCAGGTGTCTCGCCGGTCAATCGGGGATACAACGTCTCACCCATTCGCACGCCGTCTCCACACGCGTACAGGGCAGCCAACAATGCCAGTCCGTGGCAACGGGGAGCCGGGTACGAACATTAG
- a CDS encoding uncharacterized protein (amino acid transporters), whose protein sequence is MAGNCLGINHYKKTKKYLLSSSLIVRSRKEDSDNDNLKSQDSLHVIESHVLQERKIGTFGAISLVVNKIVGAGIFSTPATIYKLSGSVGMALMLWVIAGMISTCGALVMLEFGSGIPRSGGIKVYLERSFSPRLLQTCIYLFYCVFLQVSASNAITSSSYLLLAGGVESTTWKLRGVAIAAAGFAVGLHTIAPRAGRGLQDLLSAVKLFTLLFIVCTGFAALAGHRRVPDPHNFDIHTSFKGTSNSGYNIGTALLDAIFSFQGYDNVNAVLSEVKNPQKTLRIALPSAMGIITVLYLLANVAYFAAVPTEEFTNSNITIAASLFRNVFGDSAATKALPALVAISAVGHLLGIAYTVPRVLQELAKDGITPFPNIMMQNRPFKTPIVALAVHLGVTILFICAPPAGDAFNFIVSLSSYPTTFLLTAITVGLVKLRLTKDEGWASAFTAPWAMIAFYLVGNIFLLIMPFIPPPNGKGSTNLPYWLSPVVALAILSLGIVYYLLRFILFPWVFGYTLQPVAVELSDGSQVTRYRIQKIGETR, encoded by the exons ATGGCTGGTAACTGTCTGG GCATAAACCACtataagaaaacaaagaaataccTGCTCAGCTCCTCGCTCATAGTGCGTTCGCGAAAAGAAGACTCCGACAATGACAATCTCAAATCGCAAGACTCTTTGCACGTTATTGAGTCGCATGTActtcaggaaagaaagattggTACATTCGGAGCAATCTCTCTAGTCGTTAATAAAATCGTTGGCGCTGG GATATTTTCAACTCCAGCCACCATTTATAAGCTCAGTGGAAGTGTCGGCATGGCTTTGATGCTCTGGGTGATTGCTGGGATGATCTCTACGTGTGGTGCTCTGGTAATGCTGGAGTTTGGGAGCGGCATCCCCCGTTCCGGGGGCATTAAGGTCTACCTTGAACGATCGTTTTCCCCAAGGCTTCTACAAACATGCATATATCTGTTTTATTGTGTTTTCCTCC AGGTCTCCGCCAGTAACGCGATTACATCCTCCTCctaccttcttcttgctggaggCGTTGAATCAACTACGTGGAAACTTCGTGGTGTAGCCATCGCTGCAGCTGGCTTTGCAGTCGGTCTTCATACCATCGCTCCCagagcaggaagaggattGCAAGATCTCCTCAGCGCGGTCAAGCTCTTCACTTTACTTTTTATCGTGTGCACTGGCTTTGCCGCTCTTGCTGGTCATCGCAGGGTGCCCGATCCTCATAATTTCGATATTCACACATCATTCAAAGGCACGTCTAACAGTGGCTATAACATCGGCACTGCGCTTCTGGACGCGATCTTTTCATTCCAGGGCTATGATAATGTTAATGCG GTCTTATCTGAGGTGAAGAATCCCCAGAAGACTCTTCGCATTGCCCTTCCATCGGCAATGGGTATAATCACCGTTCTGTATCTTCTGGCAAACGTAGCCTAC TTCGCCGCAGTACCCACAGAGGAGTTTACCAACTCCAATATCACAATCGCAGCATCGCTATTTAGAAATGTATTCGGAGACTCGGCCGCAACAAAAGCCCTTCCTGCTCTCGTTGCCATTTCGGCCGTGGGTCATCTGCTCGGCATCGCATATACAGTTC CTCGCGttctccaagagcttgcCAAAGATGGCATAACACCCTTCCCTAATATCATGATGCAGAACCGCCCCTTTAAGACGCCCATTGTTGCGTTGGCCGTCCATCTAGGAGTCACAATATTGTTCATCTGTGCGCCCCCAGCAGGCGATgccttcaacttcattgTCAGCTTGAGTTCATATCCAACGACCTTCCTCTTGACGGCCATCACAGTGGGTCTAGTCAAACTCCGACTCACCAAGGACGAGGGTTGGGCTTCGGCGTTTACCGCTCCATGGGCGATGATTGCGTTCTATCTTGTCGGCAACATA TTCCTGCTCATCATGCCTTTCATCCCACCGCcaaatggaaaaggaagcactAATCTTCCGTACTGGCTAAGCCCCGTAGTTGCTCTGGCTATCTTGTCATTGGGCATTGTATACTATCTTCTACGgtttattctcttcccttgGGTCTTCGGATACACATTGCAGCCTGTTGCAGTGGAGCTTAGTGATGGATCTCAAGTTACGAGATATAGGATTCAGAAGATTGGCGAAACGAGATAG
- a CDS encoding uncharacterized protein (predicted protein), whose product MHERGVVEEQLRRYLIAVDKLYQGSEEKVAQRILLLRIQARMYYGILLQRFPCTSSGQSSIIIHPLSPLNVQSYPAPEDWIDTALSEISILLDASKSPACRSRPFTLSTQLVGGLLHAGLKTTHQHTMKTALNLLQHPNFPSRDGLWDAKATESAIRSLLAQVSAEQDAGDRVLFVSTLDEPGQMVSYGR is encoded by the coding sequence ATGCACGAGAGAGGAGTGGTAGAGGAGCAGCTTCGACGGTACCTGATCGCGGTAGACAAGCTATATCAgggaagcgaagaaaaggtcgCTCAGCGTATATTGCTGTTGCGAATACAAGCACGAATGTACTACGGCATACTCCTTCAACGTTTCCCCTGCACAAGTTCTGGACAGtcgtccatcatcatccatcccTTATCGCCGTTAAATGTTCAGTCCTATCCAGCTCCTGAAGACTGGATTGATACTGCACTCTCAGAAATATCgattcttcttgatgcctCAAAATCTCCTGCTTGCAGAAGTCGACCCTTTACGTTATCGACCCAGCTTGTCGGAGGCCTGCTACATGCCGGTCTCAAGACGACTCATCAGCACACAATGAAGACTGCGCTGAATCTCCTGCAACACCCCAACTTCCCAAGCCGAGACGGGCTGTGGGATGCTAAAGCGACCGAATCTGCCATTCGCAGCCTTCTGGCGCAGGTCAGTGCAGAGCAAGATGCGGGCGACAGAGTTTTGTTCGTTTCAACCTTAGATGAACCCGGTCAGATGGTTAGCTATGGAAGATGA
- a CDS encoding uncharacterized protein (flavonol reductase/cinnamoyl-CoA reductase): MSSDDLVIPKGSLVVVTGANGFIGSHVVDQLLQHGYNVRGTVRNVAKNSWLNDYFSAKYGPGRFSLAEVPDMSHEGAFDEVVKGAAGIAHVATPVRQFHDPNIAVPMVVNGTLNVLASAAAEPSMRRVVITSSSTAAASPQPNKVFTMDEKTWNETAVKAAWAPPPYEGLQRRLDVYSATKTQAEQAAWKFMEDKKPDFVLNTVLPNVNMGTILSPENQGYPSSGGWVKAVWDGFPGEEGEKLKYNPPQYYVNVQDDALVHVAALIYPDVQNERLFAFAHPYSWNDILDALRRLYPQQKFIDDIPNIGEDKSKVANQRAEELLKRVSGLPAWTSLEQSVHDATKAWV; this comes from the coding sequence ATGTCTTCTGATGATCTGGTTATCCCAAAGGGCTCCCTCGTCGTCGTGACGGGAGCTAATGGCTTTATTGGCAGCCATGTGGTCGATCAGCTACTCCAACACGGGTACAATGTCCGAGGCACTGTGAGAAACGTCGCGAAAAACTCGTGGTTGAATGATTACTTCAGTGCAAAATATGGCCCGGGACGATTCTCTCTCGCCGAAGTTCCTGATATGTCCCATGAAGGTGCGTTCGACGAGGTCGTCAAGGGCGCAGCTGGTATAGCCCACGTGGCAACACCTGTGAGGCAATTTCACGACCCCAATATCGCCGTTCCTATGGTCGTCAACGGAACCCTCAACGTACTGGCCTCTGCCGCGGCCGAGCCCTCGATGCGCCGTGTTGTTATCACCTCGTCTTCGACAGCAGCCGCCAGTCCACAGCCGAACAAGGTGTTCACTATGGATGAGAAGACTTGGAATGAAACAGCTGTCAAAGCTGCCTGGGCACCCCCTCCTTACGAAGGGTTGCAGCGACGCCTGGATGTCTACTCTGCCACTAAAACACAAGCTGAACAAGCCGCGTGGAAGTTCATGGAGGATAAGAAGCCGGACTTCGTCCTGAACACTGTACTCCCGAATGTCAACATGGGCACCATTCTCTCCCCCGAAAATCAGGGCTATCCCAGCAGCGGCGGCTGGGTCAAGGCTGTATGGGATGGATTCCCGGGtgaggaaggggagaagcTCAAGTACAACCCGCCACAGTACTATGTCAATGTCCAGGATGACGCACTTGTTCATGTTGCTGCTCTAATTTATCCGGATGTACAGAATGAGCGACTCTTCGCATTTGCACACCCCTATTCGTGGAACGACATCCTAGATGCCCTGCGACGACTGTATCCTCAGCAGAAGTTCATCGACGACATCCCGAATATTGGCGAAGATAAGAGCAAGGTCGCTAACCAGAGAGCGGAGGAACTGTTGAAGAGAGTCTCGGGTCTCCCTGCTTGGACAAGCCTGGAGCAGTCGGTCCACGATGCCACTAAGGCTTGGGTATAG